A section of the Leminorella richardii genome encodes:
- a CDS encoding MBL fold metallo-hydrolase yields MKLTVLLDNNTLIDRYLLGEPGVCYHIEVDGRRVLLDTGYSDVFISNAQTMGVSLRDIDAIVLSHGHNDHTWGLGHLIQYFDRSDRSTERRIQLIAHPDAFVPKYHGDKVIGANFPADCYENYLDKVVTKDPYRLTENLLFLGEIPRGNDFEAQRPVGQIKDESGSLVGDRVLDDSALVYTGDKGIVVITGCSHAGICNIVDYAISVTGDSRVQAVIGGFHLQKAAQPLMARTVEGLRRHAPETLYPCHCTDLNAKVALAGAMNVKEVGVGSVLNFD; encoded by the coding sequence ATGAAACTCACCGTTTTACTCGACAATAATACCCTTATTGACCGCTACCTGTTGGGTGAGCCGGGAGTGTGTTACCACATTGAGGTCGATGGTCGACGGGTTCTGCTGGATACTGGCTATTCAGACGTGTTTATTAGTAATGCGCAAACGATGGGGGTTTCCCTTCGAGATATTGACGCGATTGTGCTTTCCCATGGGCATAACGACCATACCTGGGGGCTTGGGCATCTGATACAGTATTTCGATCGCAGCGATCGTTCAACAGAACGGCGCATTCAGCTTATTGCTCACCCAGACGCGTTTGTCCCCAAGTACCACGGTGACAAAGTGATAGGCGCTAATTTTCCTGCGGACTGCTATGAGAATTACCTCGATAAAGTGGTGACTAAAGACCCCTATCGACTGACGGAAAACCTGCTCTTTCTAGGGGAGATCCCCCGCGGTAACGATTTTGAAGCGCAGAGGCCAGTCGGCCAGATAAAAGACGAAAGTGGAAGCCTGGTGGGCGATCGGGTTCTCGACGACAGTGCGCTGGTGTATACCGGCGACAAGGGCATTGTCGTAATTACCGGCTGCTCTCATGCGGGTATATGTAATATTGTGGACTACGCTATCTCGGTAACAGGAGACAGCCGCGTGCAGGCGGTTATCGGTGGTTTTCATTTACAGAAAGCGGCGCAGCCGCTAATGGCGCGCACGGTTGAAGGCTTAAGGCGACACGCGCCAGAAACCCTTTATCCGTGCCACTGCACTGACCTGAATGCTAAGGTTGCTTTGGCAGGCGCTATGAACGTTAAGGAAGTGGGCGTCGGCAGCGTGCTGAATTTTGATTAA
- a CDS encoding GNAT family N-acetyltransferase: protein MENVTIRTARAEDAERCYSIEISAYEGDEAATREKIAKRIAVYPEGFIVLESSEGVLGFINSGCAYDVVMSDEEFKELVGHDPQAPNVVIMSVVVHPDFQGKGYSSRLMAAFIERMKKMSKTHIHLMCKERHVELYKRFGFCYVKPSSSDHGGMSWHEMVMTL from the coding sequence GTGGAAAACGTAACGATAAGAACAGCTCGGGCAGAGGACGCAGAGCGGTGCTACAGCATCGAAATCAGCGCCTATGAAGGAGACGAAGCCGCGACGCGAGAAAAAATCGCCAAGAGGATCGCGGTCTATCCCGAAGGGTTTATCGTGCTGGAGTCTTCCGAAGGGGTATTGGGATTTATTAACAGCGGCTGTGCTTATGACGTTGTGATGTCTGATGAAGAGTTTAAAGAGCTGGTGGGGCACGATCCTCAGGCTCCCAACGTGGTGATTATGTCGGTAGTGGTTCACCCTGACTTTCAGGGAAAAGGGTACTCATCCCGCCTAATGGCGGCGTTTATTGAGCGCATGAAGAAGATGAGCAAAACCCATATTCACCTGATGTGTAAAGAGCGCCACGTTGAGCTGTATAAAAGATTTGGTTTTTGCTACGTGAAGCCGTCGAGCTCAGATCACGGAGGCATGTCGTGGCATGAAATGGTGATGACACTCTAG
- a CDS encoding GlpM family protein, which yields MALFLKSLIGAGVVILISLLSKSKYYYIAGLAPLFPTFALIAHYSVGSSRPVNELRETILFSGFATIPMLTYLVTLYVLVGHFRLLPSLLMACIAWGIAAWILVALWGQFHGH from the coding sequence ATGGCTCTGTTTCTCAAATCCCTTATCGGCGCTGGGGTCGTTATTTTGATTTCGCTGCTGTCGAAGTCAAAGTATTACTACATCGCCGGCCTGGCTCCGCTGTTTCCAACCTTTGCGCTTATCGCTCACTACAGCGTTGGCTCAAGCCGACCGGTTAACGAGCTGCGCGAAACCATTCTGTTCAGCGGCTTTGCCACTATTCCTATGCTGACCTACCTAGTGACGCTGTACGTATTAGTCGGTCACTTTCGGCTGCTGCCTTCTCTGCTGATGGCCTGCATAGCCTGGGGAATAGCCGCCTGGATTTTAGTCGCCCTATGGGGACAGTTTCACGGCCACTAG
- a CDS encoding DUF2766 family protein, with translation MTKPLSEDQELVSDIVACQLVIKQILDVIDVIAPVEVRDKMSSQLKSISFADSLSADPVTVRAVQKAIALIELKFSEQKSTH, from the coding sequence ATGACCAAGCCCCTTTCCGAAGACCAAGAGCTGGTTTCAGACATTGTTGCCTGCCAGTTAGTCATCAAACAAATTCTCGATGTGATTGACGTCATCGCTCCTGTAGAAGTGCGCGATAAGATGTCATCACAGTTAAAAAGCATCAGCTTTGCCGACAGCCTGTCAGCCGATCCCGTTACGGTACGCGCAGTCCAAAAAGCCATCGCGCTTATTGAACTGAAATTTTCTGAACAAAAATCAACCCACTAG
- the dcuB gene encoding anaerobic C4-dicarboxylate transporter DcuB, translated as MEFTIQLIVILICLFYGAKKGGIALGLLGGIGLVILVFVFHLQPGKPPVDVMLVIIAVVAASATLQASGGLDVMLQIAEKLLRRNPKYVSIVAPFVTCTLTILCGTGHVVYTILPIIYDVAIKNNIRPERPMAASSIGAQMGIIASPVSVAVVSLVAMLGNFTFNGKHLEFLDLLSITIPSTLIGILAIGIFSWFRGKDLDKDEDFQKFISTPENREYVYGDTATLLDKKLPTRNWVAMWLFLGAIAVVAVLGAFSELRPAFGGKPLSMVLVIQMFMLLAGALIIIITKTNPASISKNEVFRSGMIAIVAVYGIAWMAETMFGAHMSEIKSVLGETVKEYPWAYAIVLLLVSKFVNSQAAALAAIVPVALAIGVDPAYIVASAPACYGYYILPTYPSDLAAIQFDRSGTTHIGRFVINHSFILPGLIGVGVSCVFGWIFAGLYGFL; from the coding sequence ATGGAATTTACTATACAGCTTATAGTTATATTGATCTGCTTGTTCTACGGGGCAAAGAAAGGCGGTATCGCGCTTGGTCTTTTGGGCGGTATTGGTCTGGTTATTCTGGTGTTTGTTTTTCACCTTCAGCCGGGTAAGCCACCAGTTGACGTTATGCTGGTTATTATTGCCGTTGTGGCCGCGTCGGCGACGCTACAGGCTTCGGGCGGTTTGGATGTTATGTTGCAGATCGCTGAAAAACTTCTGCGTCGAAATCCGAAGTATGTCTCTATCGTAGCGCCGTTTGTAACCTGTACGCTGACTATCCTTTGCGGTACTGGTCACGTGGTATATACGATCCTGCCAATTATTTATGACGTTGCTATCAAGAACAATATTCGCCCTGAGCGCCCAATGGCCGCGAGCTCTATCGGTGCACAGATGGGTATCATTGCCAGCCCTGTTTCTGTTGCGGTGGTGTCTCTGGTAGCAATGCTGGGTAACTTTACCTTTAACGGTAAGCACCTAGAGTTTCTTGACCTGCTGTCGATTACCATTCCGTCTACGCTGATTGGTATTCTGGCTATCGGTATTTTCAGCTGGTTCCGCGGTAAAGATCTGGATAAGGACGAAGACTTTCAGAAGTTCATCTCTACGCCGGAAAACCGCGAATATGTTTACGGCGATACCGCTACACTGCTAGACAAAAAACTGCCTACCCGTAACTGGGTTGCCATGTGGCTCTTCCTCGGGGCTATTGCTGTCGTGGCTGTTCTAGGCGCTTTTTCTGAACTGCGCCCTGCTTTTGGCGGCAAGCCTCTGTCGATGGTATTGGTTATCCAGATGTTCATGCTGTTGGCTGGTGCGCTGATTATTATCATTACTAAGACAAACCCCGCTTCAATTTCTAAAAACGAGGTGTTCCGCTCCGGTATGATCGCCATCGTGGCGGTGTACGGTATTGCGTGGATGGCAGAAACCATGTTCGGCGCGCACATGTCTGAAATCAAAAGCGTGCTGGGTGAAACGGTTAAAGAATATCCGTGGGCTTATGCAATCGTACTGCTGCTGGTGTCGAAGTTTGTAAACTCTCAGGCGGCAGCGCTGGCGGCGATTGTTCCAGTTGCGCTGGCTATCGGTGTCGATCCTGCCTACATCGTAGCTTCGGCTCCTGCCTGTTATGGCTATTACATTCTGCCGACCTATCCGAGCGATCTGGCTGCTATTCAGTTTGACCGTTCCGGCACTACACATATCGGCCGCTTCGTGATCAACCACAGCTTCATTTTACCTGGGCTGATTGGTGTTGGCGTATCCTGCGTGTTTGGCTGGATATTCGCTGGTCTGTACGGTTTCCTGTAA
- a CDS encoding fumarate hydratase, producing MSNVEFKYQAPFPLGEDKTEYYLLTKDHVSVSEFEGHEILKVAPEALTLVAQHAIHDASFLLRPAHQAQVAQILADPEASENDKYVALTFLRNAEIAAKGILPFCQDTGTAIIMGKKGQNVWTNCDDEEALSHGVFNTFVNDNLRYSQNAPLNMYDEINTCNNLPAQIDLYSTEGSEYKFLCIIKGGGSANKTMLYQETKALLTPEKLEKYLIEKMKSLGTAACPPYHIAFVIGGTSAETNLKVVKMASAKYYDELPTTGNEGGRAFRDIEMEEKLLKAAHGLGIGAQFGGKYFAHDIRVIRLPRHGASCPIGMGVSCSADRNIKAKINKEGIWIEKLEDNPSKYIPEEYRNAGEGEAVHINLNRPMKEVLADLSKYPVSTRVSLTGTIIVARDIAHARLQAMLDKGEELPQYVKDHPIYYAGPAKKPEGYASGSLGPTTAGRMDSYVDAFQSHGASLIMLSKGNRSQQVTDACKKHGGFYLGSIGGPAAVLAQNSIKKLECVAYPELDMEAIWRIEVENFPAFILVDDKGNDFFQKFK from the coding sequence ATGTCAAACGTTGAATTTAAATACCAGGCGCCTTTTCCACTGGGAGAGGACAAAACGGAATACTATCTGCTGACAAAAGATCACGTTTCCGTTAGCGAATTCGAAGGGCATGAAATCCTGAAGGTAGCACCGGAAGCGCTGACGCTGGTTGCTCAGCATGCGATCCACGATGCTTCATTCCTGCTTCGCCCAGCTCATCAGGCGCAGGTTGCGCAGATACTGGCCGATCCTGAAGCCAGCGAAAATGACAAATATGTGGCGCTGACGTTCCTGCGTAACGCCGAAATCGCGGCCAAGGGCATTCTGCCGTTCTGTCAGGATACCGGCACTGCCATCATTATGGGCAAGAAGGGCCAGAACGTCTGGACTAACTGCGATGATGAGGAAGCACTCTCTCACGGTGTATTCAATACCTTCGTTAACGACAACCTGCGCTATTCTCAAAACGCGCCGTTGAACATGTATGACGAAATTAACACCTGTAATAACCTGCCTGCGCAAATCGATCTCTACAGCACTGAAGGCTCAGAATACAAGTTCCTGTGTATCATCAAGGGCGGTGGTTCCGCCAACAAAACTATGTTGTATCAGGAAACGAAAGCGCTGCTGACGCCAGAAAAGCTGGAAAAGTACCTGATTGAGAAAATGAAGAGCCTCGGTACGGCGGCCTGCCCTCCTTACCACATTGCTTTTGTTATCGGCGGCACATCGGCTGAAACCAACCTGAAAGTGGTCAAAATGGCTTCCGCCAAGTACTACGACGAACTGCCGACCACGGGCAATGAAGGCGGTCGCGCTTTCCGTGATATTGAGATGGAAGAGAAACTGCTTAAGGCGGCACACGGACTGGGTATCGGCGCACAGTTTGGCGGTAAGTACTTTGCGCACGATATCCGCGTGATCAGACTGCCTCGCCACGGCGCATCCTGCCCGATCGGCATGGGCGTTTCCTGCTCTGCTGACCGCAATATCAAGGCGAAAATCAACAAAGAAGGCATCTGGATTGAGAAGCTGGAAGACAATCCGAGCAAATACATTCCGGAAGAGTATCGCAACGCGGGTGAAGGTGAAGCGGTACATATCAATCTTAACCGCCCAATGAAGGAAGTGCTCGCTGACCTGTCGAAGTATCCAGTCTCTACGCGCGTGTCTTTAACCGGCACCATTATTGTTGCTCGCGATATTGCCCACGCTCGCCTACAGGCGATGTTGGACAAAGGTGAAGAGCTGCCGCAGTACGTGAAAGATCACCCGATTTACTATGCAGGGCCTGCCAAAAAGCCAGAAGGATACGCCTCAGGTTCACTGGGCCCAACAACGGCGGGTCGTATGGACTCCTATGTGGACGCCTTCCAGTCCCACGGCGCGAGCCTGATTATGCTGTCGAAAGGTAACCGCAGCCAGCAGGTCACCGACGCCTGTAAAAAACACGGAGGGTTCTATCTGGGCAGCATTGGTGGGCCAGCGGCGGTACTGGCGCAAAACAGCATCAAGAAGCTTGAATGCGTTGCCTATCCAGAGCTGGATATGGAAGCTATTTGGAGAATTGAAGTAGAAAACTTCCCGGCCTTTATTCTGGTTGACGATAAGGGTAACGACTTCTTCCAGAAGTTTAAATAA
- a CDS encoding gluconate 2-dehydrogenase subunit 3 family protein: protein MSESKHSNARRDFLRKGLGIIPVVAVASGGLVSNIAQAEPSSQNKYTPTFFTEAEWAFVTAACDLLIPEDQFGAGAITACVPEFIDKQMDTPYARGELWYMKGPFHPESAPEFGYQLKLVPRDIYRLGIAGCNKWCQQQHEKVFAELDKETQTAVLKQLEGGKIELGDVPAKTFFSFLLANTKEGYFADPQYGGNRHLVGWKMIGFPGARADFMDWVEHSDRPYPLGPVSISGERG, encoded by the coding sequence ATGTCAGAGAGCAAGCACTCCAATGCCAGGCGTGATTTTTTGCGCAAGGGGCTTGGAATTATCCCAGTTGTTGCCGTTGCTAGCGGCGGTTTGGTGAGCAATATCGCTCAGGCCGAACCTTCTTCACAGAATAAATATACGCCTACGTTTTTTACCGAAGCCGAATGGGCATTTGTCACGGCGGCGTGCGACCTGCTTATCCCTGAAGATCAGTTTGGCGCGGGAGCCATCACGGCCTGCGTGCCTGAGTTTATTGATAAGCAGATGGATACTCCCTATGCGCGCGGTGAATTGTGGTACATGAAAGGGCCATTCCACCCTGAATCAGCGCCGGAGTTTGGCTATCAGCTTAAGCTGGTTCCCAGAGACATTTACCGCTTGGGCATTGCTGGCTGCAATAAATGGTGCCAGCAGCAGCATGAAAAAGTATTTGCCGAGCTGGATAAAGAGACCCAAACCGCTGTTCTCAAACAGCTTGAGGGAGGAAAAATTGAACTGGGTGACGTTCCGGCAAAAACATTTTTCTCATTTCTACTAGCAAATACTAAAGAGGGATACTTTGCCGATCCGCAGTACGGCGGCAACCGCCACCTGGTGGGATGGAAAATGATTGGTTTCCCCGGTGCCCGAGCCGACTTTATGGACTGGGTAGAGCATTCGGATCGGCCATATCCACTGGGGCCGGTTTCCATTTCCGGTGAGCGGGGGTAA
- a CDS encoding GMC family oxidoreductase, translating into MAIKKEPVDVVLVGFGWTGAIMGQELTEAGLHVLALERGPMQDTATEGKYPNVADELAFSVRGKLFQDLSKETVTIRHSVSEQAVPYRQHGSFLMGNGVGGAGLHWNGLHWRAFPEELKIRSHYEERYGKSFIPDGMTIQDFGVTYEELEPYFTQFEDVCGVSGQAGNIKGQKLDAGNRFEAPRSKEYPLPALKDVHSATLFAKAATELGYKPFPIPASNASGPYTNPYGVRLGPCNFCGFCEHYACYLYSKASPQTTILPVLLRKPNFELRTQSQVIRVNLDSDGKKATGVTYIDPQGREVEQPASIVIMSAFQMHNVRLLLLSKIGKPYNPVTNEGVVGRNYAYQMLTSVSVMMPKGTTLNPFIGTGAGGQAIDDFNADNFDHGPLGFIGGANINHHRSGGRPIKQATVPAGTPSWGSAWKGAVQDSYQRAMSISSSGSVMSYRDSYLDLDPNYTDSNGQPLLRMTFNWHDNEIKMSQFTTNKAGEIAKAMNPESYKVNTKKFGANYDTRPYQTTHNTGGAIMGSDPSTSVVNRYLQCWDVPNVFVMGACVFPQNFGYNPTGLVGALTYWSAKAIREQYLKNPGPLVQA; encoded by the coding sequence ATGGCAATTAAAAAAGAGCCCGTAGACGTTGTGCTGGTTGGCTTTGGCTGGACTGGCGCGATTATGGGGCAAGAGTTGACCGAAGCAGGCCTGCACGTGCTGGCGCTGGAGCGCGGTCCGATGCAGGACACCGCGACTGAGGGAAAATACCCTAATGTCGCTGACGAACTGGCCTTTTCGGTGCGCGGCAAGCTGTTTCAGGATCTGTCCAAAGAGACGGTTACAATTCGCCATAGCGTTAGTGAACAGGCGGTACCTTATCGCCAGCATGGTTCATTTCTGATGGGTAACGGCGTTGGCGGTGCGGGGCTACACTGGAACGGCCTTCACTGGCGGGCGTTCCCGGAGGAGTTAAAAATCCGCAGCCACTATGAGGAGCGTTACGGAAAAAGCTTTATTCCTGACGGTATGACCATTCAGGACTTTGGCGTAACCTATGAAGAGCTGGAGCCCTATTTTACCCAGTTCGAAGATGTCTGCGGCGTATCGGGCCAGGCGGGCAATATCAAGGGGCAGAAGCTGGATGCAGGGAACCGGTTTGAAGCTCCGCGCAGTAAAGAGTACCCTCTTCCCGCGCTGAAGGACGTTCACAGCGCGACGCTGTTTGCTAAAGCGGCGACAGAATTGGGCTACAAGCCATTCCCGATCCCAGCCTCTAATGCTTCAGGCCCCTATACTAACCCTTACGGCGTGCGCCTTGGCCCCTGTAACTTCTGCGGCTTTTGTGAGCACTATGCTTGCTATCTCTACTCTAAAGCCTCGCCACAAACGACCATTCTTCCTGTCCTGCTAAGAAAGCCAAATTTTGAATTGAGGACGCAGTCTCAGGTGATCCGTGTCAATTTGGACTCCGACGGTAAAAAGGCTACTGGTGTAACTTACATAGACCCTCAGGGCAGAGAAGTTGAGCAGCCGGCCAGCATCGTTATTATGAGCGCTTTCCAGATGCATAACGTTCGCCTGCTGCTGCTCTCCAAAATTGGTAAACCCTATAACCCAGTGACCAATGAAGGGGTTGTCGGACGTAACTACGCCTACCAAATGCTGACCTCCGTCAGCGTCATGATGCCTAAAGGTACGACGCTTAATCCGTTTATCGGTACCGGTGCCGGTGGGCAGGCGATAGATGATTTCAACGCCGATAACTTCGACCACGGTCCGCTCGGTTTTATTGGCGGCGCAAATATCAACCACCACCGCTCCGGCGGGCGTCCGATAAAGCAGGCGACCGTACCGGCAGGGACTCCTTCATGGGGAAGCGCGTGGAAAGGCGCCGTGCAGGATAGCTATCAGCGGGCAATGAGCATTAGCTCTTCCGGTTCAGTGATGTCCTATCGCGATAGTTATCTGGATCTTGATCCTAACTATACGGACAGCAACGGTCAGCCTTTGCTGAGGATGACGTTTAACTGGCACGACAACGAGATCAAGATGTCGCAGTTTACGACCAACAAGGCCGGTGAAATTGCGAAGGCCATGAACCCTGAGTCGTATAAGGTCAACACGAAGAAGTTTGGCGCTAACTATGATACGCGTCCCTACCAGACGACACACAACACCGGCGGCGCCATTATGGGCAGCGATCCGAGCACCAGCGTAGTTAACCGCTATTTGCAGTGTTGGGATGTGCCAAACGTGTTTGTTATGGGTGCCTGCGTGTTTCCGCAGAACTTTGGCTATAACCCAACTGGTTTGGTGGGTGCGCTGACGTACTGGTCGGCTAAGGCGATTCGTGAACAGTATCTGAAAAACCCCGGCCCGTTGGTTCAGGCGTAA
- a CDS encoding c-type cytochrome, whose amino-acid sequence MNRLLISAGLAIGLSAPLFAAESVNYKDETLIKQGEYLARAGDCVACHTASGGKPFAGGLPMESPVGTIFSTNITPDKQTGIGEYSFEDFDNAVRHGIGKDHTLYPAMPFPSYARVSDSDMHALYAYFMNGVEPVSQANKPTDIAWPMSMRWPLTVWRWMFAPEVKAFVPETGQDPVVARGAYLVEGLGHCGACHSPRGIGMQEKALTSADGELYLSGGDAMEGWVAKNLRGDVRDGLGGWTEEQLVQFLSTGRTEHTAVFGSMSDVVTQSMQYMTQEDLTAIARYLKSLPPASAEQTPFKYDDTAFKALFNGDDSAIGASVYVDSCAACHRTDGKGYAEVFPALAGNSALATKDATSLIHIVLKGGTLPSTFKAPTSYTMPGFDTRLTDKQVADVVNFIRNSWGNQAAPVTESDVASVRKDVKAAAYGSAPAPEAVGSSEVAK is encoded by the coding sequence ATGAACAGACTTCTTATTTCTGCCGGACTGGCGATAGGGCTAAGTGCGCCGCTCTTTGCGGCTGAGTCCGTTAACTATAAGGACGAGACGCTGATTAAGCAGGGCGAATATCTGGCTCGTGCTGGGGACTGTGTCGCCTGTCACACGGCGAGCGGCGGTAAACCCTTCGCCGGTGGCTTGCCGATGGAATCGCCGGTCGGCACCATTTTTTCCACCAACATCACACCGGATAAACAAACCGGTATCGGTGAATACAGCTTTGAAGACTTTGATAACGCGGTACGTCACGGTATAGGCAAAGACCACACGCTTTACCCTGCGATGCCGTTTCCTTCCTATGCGCGGGTTTCTGACTCTGATATGCATGCGCTGTACGCCTACTTTATGAATGGAGTGGAGCCAGTCAGTCAGGCAAATAAGCCGACAGACATTGCCTGGCCGATGTCTATGCGCTGGCCGCTGACGGTTTGGCGCTGGATGTTTGCACCTGAGGTGAAGGCATTTGTGCCTGAAACTGGGCAGGATCCTGTTGTTGCTCGCGGTGCCTATCTCGTTGAGGGATTGGGGCACTGCGGTGCATGCCATAGCCCGCGTGGAATCGGTATGCAGGAGAAAGCGCTGACCTCAGCAGACGGTGAGCTTTATTTGTCCGGCGGTGATGCTATGGAAGGCTGGGTAGCGAAGAACCTGCGAGGAGATGTGCGCGACGGTTTGGGAGGCTGGACTGAGGAACAGCTGGTGCAGTTCTTGAGCACTGGGCGCACCGAGCATACGGCCGTGTTCGGCTCTATGAGCGACGTGGTGACGCAGAGTATGCAGTATATGACGCAGGAGGATCTGACGGCGATAGCGCGCTATCTCAAGTCGCTGCCTCCGGCTTCCGCGGAGCAGACGCCGTTCAAGTATGATGATACGGCCTTTAAAGCGCTTTTTAACGGCGACGACAGCGCTATCGGCGCCAGCGTCTACGTCGACAGCTGTGCCGCATGTCACCGTACTGATGGTAAAGGTTATGCGGAAGTCTTCCCTGCGCTGGCGGGTAACTCTGCCCTAGCAACGAAAGACGCCACATCTCTGATTCATATCGTTCTGAAAGGCGGGACCCTGCCGTCTACCTTCAAGGCACCAACGTCTTACACAATGCCGGGATTCGATACCCGACTGACGGATAAGCAGGTGGCTGACGTGGTGAACTTTATCCGCAACAGCTGGGGTAATCAGGCTGCTCCAGTGACGGAGAGTGACGTAGCCAGCGTGCGTAAAGACGTGAAGGCTGCGGCGTATGGCTCGGCTCCCGCGCCGGAAGCGGTAGGTAGTTCTGAAGTGGCTAAATAA
- the slmA gene encoding nucleoid occlusion factor SlmA — MVEKVTKKNRKEDILQALAQMLESSDGSQRITTAKLAANVGVSEAALYRHFPSKMRMFDSLIEFIEDSLNSRINLILQDEKDTLNRIRLIMILILGFAEKNPGLTRIMTGHALMFEQDRLQGRINQLFERIETQIRQVLRERKLREGISFAYDESLIASQLLAFCEGMMSRFVRSEFRYRPTEEFDVRWPMLALQLQ; from the coding sequence ATGGTAGAAAAAGTTACAAAGAAAAATCGTAAAGAAGACATTCTGCAAGCTCTGGCTCAAATGCTGGAGTCGAGCGACGGCAGCCAGCGCATCACGACCGCCAAACTGGCGGCCAACGTTGGCGTGTCTGAAGCGGCGCTTTATCGCCACTTCCCCAGTAAAATGAGAATGTTCGACAGCCTGATTGAGTTTATTGAGGATAGCCTCAATAGCCGTATCAACCTGATCCTGCAGGACGAAAAAGATACGCTCAACCGCATCCGGCTAATTATGATCCTCATTCTGGGCTTCGCAGAAAAAAATCCTGGTCTGACGCGGATCATGACGGGGCACGCCCTGATGTTTGAGCAGGACAGGCTACAGGGAAGAATCAATCAGCTGTTTGAGCGGATAGAAACACAAATCCGTCAAGTACTGCGGGAAAGAAAGCTTCGAGAAGGCATCTCTTTTGCCTATGACGAAAGCCTGATTGCCAGCCAGCTTTTAGCCTTTTGTGAAGGGATGATGTCCCGCTTTGTGCGATCAGAATTTCGCTATCGCCCGACAGAAGAGTTCGATGTACGCTGGCCCATGCTGGCACTACAGCTTCAATAG
- the dut gene encoding dUTP diphosphatase yields MKKKIDIKILDARIGTTFPLPAYATPGSAGLDLRACLDEAVTLNPGETTLLPTGLAIHIADPSLAAVILPRSGLGHKHGVVLGNLVGLIDSDYQGQLMVSVWNRGQTPFVIEPGERISQMVFVPVVQAEFNIVEEFESSERGEGGFGHSGRQ; encoded by the coding sequence ATGAAGAAAAAAATTGATATAAAAATTCTCGATGCCCGCATTGGGACTACGTTTCCACTACCCGCTTACGCAACACCAGGATCTGCCGGGCTGGATCTTCGCGCCTGTCTGGATGAAGCGGTCACGCTAAATCCAGGAGAAACCACGCTGCTGCCCACCGGGCTGGCCATTCACATCGCCGATCCGTCTCTTGCCGCAGTCATCCTTCCTCGTTCCGGTCTCGGGCACAAGCACGGCGTTGTGCTGGGAAATCTGGTTGGACTGATTGACTCTGACTATCAGGGGCAGCTTATGGTGTCGGTATGGAACCGCGGTCAAACGCCTTTCGTCATTGAGCCCGGCGAACGTATTTCACAAATGGTTTTTGTTCCCGTCGTCCAGGCTGAATTCAACATCGTAGAAGAGTTTGAAAGCAGTGAGCGCGGCGAAGGCGGTTTCGGACACTCCGGTCGCCAGTAG